In Planococcus citri chromosome 4, ihPlaCitr1.1, whole genome shotgun sequence, the genomic window tttttgagatTGCAAGATATTAAAATgtcaaatcaattcatttaaaaagtcTTTATTTTATTTGGGGTGGTAGATACTTGTTTCAACTTTATTCTCTCAAAGATTGAATTGATAATGCCCTGTTTATAATCAAAATACACCTCGTTAGAATAACCTTCACGAGGAACTGCGGCCATATTTAGATCATCTGTATCGTAAACATTAAGGCtcaatttaatttcaagttttggtgTCATGCGACAAACGTAAGTTAATCCAGTTTTTGGATCATCGTTAATTATTTTATCCCATCCTGGTAGAGTATCGTTTTTGTCGCAAAGTCTGTCAGCATCCCGGACTGCGCTAGGATCATTATGGATTACGATTACTGCGATGAATTTTCTTTCCCACGCTTCAAATTTGATAAGTcggtaaattatttttggaatttccactACACGATCGTGTTTAGCATCcgataaatacatttttcgagGGCCGTCCGGTACCACCATTTTTAAAACTCCATTTACACCAAAAATAACATCACTACCATCTGTTTTCTGCAAATGAATAAAATGTGTGAATGTTCATTCGCACTCAGACAGTTCCATCCATGGTGTTTTACCTTAATAATTGTAGCAACGAGAAGATCAACTGCTTTCAAATTTCCATCTGCGATGCTTTTCCAAACTGGGATCAAGTTAATATGCGAGCAACTAGCAAGCCTGGCTGAGCTCGAGTCAAAATACCACAGTGGAAGTATCTGCGATGGCGTTAAACATCCGTAAGGTTGCCCACATGACAGGTCAGGTTTTCCTTCAAATAAGGACGAATGTACTAGAATgtctttcaaacatttttcctgattttccTGAATTACAAACAACATATTACATATGTAGTTGAAATATAACGtactttctgatgaaaaaaatgtatcgtATCTTATCGACGTATAGCCCTCATCATCTAACAAGAAAATCACTCCCAGTCTCGgcgtttgaattttgaaaaattcttggatATTCGAGAACACCATGTCAGAAATGGAGTTGAAGTCTCCTACGCGaggaaagtttcaaatcatggGTATGTGTTTTGctttcaacttgagaaatttgGAAATGAATGCCAATTATGGAGACTCTcagtttaaaagttgaaattttgataactaACGAATCAGCTAGTAGCCTTTCGAATCCAATGTTTTCACGAACAATTTCAACTAAATCCAAAACGACTACATCTTCAGAACTTTTCAGTCCCCCCCGCCCCTCGATCCTCtcttcgaaattttaatttcaattaagCATGCAAAAAATCATAGTTTAATGGCCCCAACAAGacgtaggaaaaatttcaaactctcaAACCATTCAATGTTTAACCGCGCCTCCAGTGAGAATTCAAAGATGGAAAACTGTGaacatttttgataagtttcaactttttggggGTTCAGGTTACTTTTTGATATCCCTTACGTAAATCTAAACTATAGTTGttcaattataaatttttaagatGGTGTAATCACAAAATTGCTGTGGTTTCCTAATAAGCAGCACATGCGCAAGTACACATACCTTCGAGTACAAATCTTCATCAGCAAATGGATAATTTCTGCATTCAtcttttaaatttataattttgacaggATATTGTCGAAATACCATATACTTATTGGTTTTTGAGCACCTTATGGGTATTCCATTCATCCAGTGAGTCGAGTCGTCACCTGGTTTTGATCGCACTTCGGTTACGAAAGCACACAGAATAGATAAAATaaacgaattcattttttcaaaaatgaatcttttGACCGTAGTTGAAATTCGAACTGTACaaaaatacgtactcgtatgaaCTTTCACAAATTGACTAGATGtttaatctgatttttaaaTCTATAGTTTCTGCTTTAGGTATACTTCCTCTTCGGTTCCTTTTAATTTAAAGGCTATCTGAGAGAGTACTCGTATTACTAAATTTCAGTATTGAAAGTGGTTTATTTTGCGAAACTCGGTTTTcatttctctctcttttttttcaaacccccAGATCGACTATCTTGAgtgagtacgagtaggtattacgaaatgtgaatattgaaaatgattcgcTTCATTTGAGACAAGTGATATGATgagattcagaaaaattaaaaaatatctttaTAATGAAACTGTAAAaacaaagttgaataaaaatagtagttctgaaatttttctctaaTGGAAATAGATTGAAATTCTGATCAGTATTTTTTAAGGATGGAAAAAGTTggaatacacgtacctacttaattaataaaataggtaccttataGTTGCGCTGAAATATGGCTCACTGAACTCTGAAGAAGCAGATCACCTAAACCTAAGAACCAAATTACCTaccagctgctgaagttgattcttcaattttcgtcGAATTTAAATAAGACGGAAATATCCGGTGTCTatacaaaataacaaaaacaaagtGAGAAATTTGGAAATGGGCTTGAAAAGTACGTACGACGAAAAACCTCCaagattcttcaaaattcactctgcgagaaattttgaaagaaaccaacattttcttttctattgaaattcgacttcaaaactcaaaaactttCGGCCAATTTGACTGGAGCAAAATCGAGAATTCTCCAAGAACATTTGTACACTCGATTCGCTCGGTCAGCGAAATGTTctcttctattttttgaattaaattttcagtgatCGAAAGTTGGAGAAGTGCGTTGCAAAAaacgaataaagaaaaaaagggcgaatttttgacttttgatttcTGGTGGCACTAAAACTTTTCTTTAAAGCAGAAACTACATTGTTTGCATTAGAATCTTTAAAGCGactggaaaaaatattcattgaatGAGAAATATTGGTGggataaataaaaataagaccAACGATTTCTATcacgtttttattattttatttcacttgGGATACtcttttaaaaatctttcaaagCTTAAATTGACAATTTCCTCTTCATCATCCCAAAACAAATTCGCAGAATCAACATCATGGGGAATATCATCCAAATTTAGTTTATTTATAcggtaaaaatttgtttctaattttttttcaagatctgtGGTCATCGGACAAATGTAAGTTAATCCAGTTTTCGGATCATTGTTGATTATTGTATCCCAAGTGCGAATAAGAGTATCGTTTTTGTCGCAAAGTTTATCAGTATCTCGGACACCGCTAGGATCATTATGGATTACAATTACTGCCATATGTTTAATATTCACCgcttcaaaattaataattcgataaattatttttggaattttcacgaCACGATCGCGTTTAGTATCcgataaatacatttttctccTGCCGCCCGGTACCATCATTTTCAATACTCCATTTACACCAAAAATGACTTCGTCAACACTTGATTTCTGCAAATGATAAAAATGTGGTAGTCAGTGTTCATTCACCATTGACATTATTCCATCCATGGTCTTTTACCTTGATAATTGCAGCTATGAAAAGATCGACTCTTCTCAAATTTCCATCTGCGATGCATTTCCAAACTGGTATTTCGTTTAATGAATACGAACAACTGGCAAGTCTGGCTGAGCTCGAGTCAAAATACCACAGTGGAAGTATCTGCGATGGTGTTAAACATCCGTAAGGTTGCCCGCATGACATATCAGGGTTTCCTTTTAATGAGGACGAAGGTACCAGAATGTCTTTCAAAtgctttttctgatttttctgaaGTATAAAAAACATTGCCaaaatatatattattttctgatgaaaaaaatgtacaagcATCGAGGTACTTGGGCATCTCTCATCATCTAACAAGGAAAGGAATCCACTACATCTCTCCgcgttgaatttgaaataattccagAAATTAATACTTCTTCAtacccattttttaaatttgtgataGATGTGAGATAGATACCAAATACTCGtttcaaattgatcaatttttttcttcaaattttcaactagagCCGAGTTTCAGAAAATCATTTCTGAAAGTTTGGCCTAATATTAAGAACTCTCGGTGATCTTTTTCCGACTACCTATATCATCTTAAAGAGATAAGTAGGTAGTCATGGGATTGATTGTAGTGGTTTCTTACACAGTCAGCAGCACAAGTACCTATACACATACCAttgagtacaatttttcatcgacaGGTCGATAATTTCTGCAttcatcttttaaattttcaagtttgacaGGATGTGTTTCAAGTATTGcatgtttgttgttttttgtgtaTATTATTGAGAGTACATTTATCCAATGAAAACCCTACAAcaataccaacaaaaaaaacaaaaaattacagacatgtttttgagtttattatttcgaataggtataggtacctaaaataatCAAATCCACATTACCAGAGTCGGATATCCATTggcgaaattgaaaataatttgcaaCCCCTCTTCGTATCTATTTACAAATTCCGAGGTACCATTGAATATTGTTTTGTTCTCAATTTCATGCgggaatttttttgtattcacctgcgtgaaaataattataaaagcagaCATGAAAAATTCGTTGTGAATACTCGTCTCGAATTCCTTTCTCTCATTTAAGTATAGTTGACTCATTCAAAATCGAATTCAGAATCTGAACACTGTACGTTAATATCGAAATTTCCTCCTCAGACGTATgcattgaaacattttttcctcattcTGATGAACAGCTTTTTAGCAAAGCCACAGAAACGGGTTCGACATTGGAAATAAGTGAGGTCCCTTAGAAAGTGTCACATTTCAGTGTCAGTCTAAATCATAACATAGATATAAGAATTAGAAGAAATAGTGACGAACCCTgttataatacgagtaatgaTAATCATCTCTACTGTACTGAATTGTGGTCtcgtttctaaaaaaatacagctgaaaaaatacaataagtacataggtatttcagtgagaatattattcaaaaaggagagtagtaggtataggtaaaaaaCACATGAGTTACCACCTCATATCCGATCTTGTACGCTTTCGTATGTGAATTATAAATCATCGCAGGCTCGTATGACTTTTCACAGAAATCAACATCATTGTGCGTCAGGGATTGATTTCTCCACAAAATTAACCGCGAGAATACGCTTTGTTTGGTCAACGAGACATCATTGTTGAATTGCTGCTCTAGAGAACTGGAAGCAGGACACGCGGCAAAATATTCGTTTTCGTCGGAATATGGGTCAGATGCGGTATTGTTGTACCAAACGTCTTCAAGGTTCCCCCAATACTTAGGGTGTATACTGATAAGTAATGCTGTAAAAATAAAGGCAAGTgtgaaaaaatgagcgaatcTCATGAGTATTACTACATTGATTTACATCGTAGAATTCTAGTTTCCTTAGGATAAGGTATTTATCATCAATGAAGTAGTCACCTTGTTTTGATCGCACCTCAGTTacaaaaacacataaaatagaGAAAATCAATGAATTCATCTTTTCTAAGATGAGTCCTCACACTAATTGATATAAACTTCCACAAATGGCAAATTGGCTACCTACAAGTTCAATATCATTTCTGAATGGTACCTTATTAATTTCTGTTTTACTTTCTTCTCGGTTCCTTTTAATTTAGAGGCAGTCTGAGAAAGTATCATCGAATATTTGTAACataagtactaagtaggtacatggttCGATTAATCTGCAACATgtgatccaaaaaattcaataaactcTAAGCTGAACATGATTGCGAAACTTCctatttaatttaaaagttaTCTTGAGTAGGGATTACGAAACgtgaatattaaaaataattcgctTTATTTGGGGCAAGTGAGGTGATCcagaaatattaattaaatgaatgaaGCATTAACATGATAATAATCTTTAATGATATTGTAAAGACAAAGTtgattaaattgatttttatgcttagtcattttttaaaactaaacaAATTTGGAATAAGTACAGTAGGTAATCGCTAATCATGCAATAAAATGTTTTAGAGATAATTTAATTACAATTTAACGACTTTGATTGCGCTGAAATACGGCGGTCTGAAGGGGAATATCACCTAAACCTGAGAGCCAAATTTCTGCTGCCAAAGTtacttcttaaaatttttgtcaatttttttaaagaagtccGAAATACGTATCTGGTGTCTCTGTCTAccgtccaaaaaaaatatacaaaattgcAATGAAGTACGAAATTTGGTAATGAGCTTGAAAAGACAGCAGGCAGGAAAAACtaccaaaattcttcaaaatttgtctgtgtgaaattttgaagtctTATACGAAGAAAGGTTGCAATTCGAAGCAACTGCAGTtctttaaaattgtaaattttcaaatgttgtgGCCCTGGTTGACGCCAGTGTatttttacagtaattttgaaaaatcgaaagattGAAGAAGAGCGtggaagaaaacgaaaaaagaaaaaaggtgcaaatttttgatttctattggcactaaaatttttttctaaaagggaAACTAGATTGATTGCaatagaatttttaaagattggaAGAAATATTCGCAAATAACTATGTAGTTATATACGCCTTCTCTAATAACCgtcaaaaatgtaaacaatttCATTTAGGATATCTCTTTTAAAAATCTCTCAAAGCTTGAATTGACAATTTCCTCTCTATTCTCATAAGACCACCACTCCTCAGACCGATCATGTCTGTGACATGGAACTTCGgccaattttagttcatttatGCTGCAACAATCGacgtctaattttttttcaagaactgtgGTCATCCGACAAACGTAAGTTAACCCAGTTTTTGGATCATCGTTGATTATTTTATCCCACGTGTCAATAAGAGTATCGTTTTTGTCGCAAAGTCTATCAGCATCCCGGACTGCGCTAGGATCATTATGGATTACGATTACTGCGAAATGACTGCAACCTAACGCTTCGACTTTAATAAttcgataaattatttttggaatttccacgACACGATCGCGTTTAGTATCTGATAAATACATTCTTCGCCTGCCACCCGGTACCGTCATTTTTAAAACTCCATTTACACCAAAAATGACTTTGTCAACACTGACTTCATAACCTAAATTctgcaagtgaaaaaaatgtgtaggtaccAATAATGTGTTCATTCGTTATTAAACATTATTTCATTATGGTCTTTTACCTTGATAATTGCACCTATGAAAAGATCGACTCTTCTCAAATTTCCTTCTGCAATGCTTTTCCATACCGGTATCAAGTTTAAATACGAACAACTGGCAAGTCTGACTGATGAGATCGAGGCAAAATACCACAATGGAAGTATCTGCGATGGCGTTAAACATCCGTAGGGTTGTCCGCATGACAGATCAGGGTTCCCTTTAAATACGGACGAAGGCACTAAAATGTCttttaaacactttttctgatttttctgaaatttaaaagacgttgtaaaaatacctaatattacttttctaatgaaaaaaatgtaccagcGTCGGCATATAGGCATCTCTTATCATCTAACAGGGGAATAAAACCACTTCAACTCTCCGCGCTGAATTTGAAATAACGCCAGAAATTAATGTTTTCTTCACAGCTTTTAATTAatgatatgtaggtaattatgaGATCAGACAATTAGACATTAAATGGTGCTTATTgcaaattgatgtttttttttcttcaaattcttaaattgaaaaaatttagagaatcatttttgaaaattcgactgTAGTTTCGTAACAATACGTAAtccattgattttttcccagcTATGAAAAATCAGACTGAATATCTTTAGATCTAGTTCACAGGATTGGAAATGTCAGAACTCAGAAACTGGTAATAACTATACCAATACCATCTTGAAGAGATAATTACCGCATTGATTGAAGTGGTTTCATACTAGTATCCAGTAAGCAGCACAAGAACATACCTTTGAGTACAATTCTTCATCAGCAAGTCGATAATTTTTGCATTCgtccttcaaattttcaaggtttcCAAGATCTCCTTCGAATACCATGTGTTTATTGTTTTTAGAGCATTTTATAGACAGTACATGTATCCAATAAAAAGCCTACAGCAATATGTACAAAAAACTTAAGTACACATATATATAGAATATAGGtacatgttttttaatttattgtttcaggTAGGTGCCTAGTAATCAAATCCACATTACCAGAGTGGGATATCCATTGGTGACATTGAACATAATGTGGTTGACATCTTCGTATCTAATTACAAATTCAGAGGTACCATTGAATATTGTTTGATCCTCAGTGTTATACGTGTGCTTTTCTTTATTTACCTGCGTGAAAATGATTATAAAAGTAGGCATAAGAAATATGTACGTTAGGAATACTCGTCTcaaatttctttctttcattcatATCTAATTGAAGCATTCAAAAACGAATTAAGAATCTATAAAATTCACTCTTGAGAgctgtattgaaaatttttttctccattctaATGAACAGGTTTTAAGGTAATACATAGGAACGAGTTTAAAATTGGTAATAAGTTAGGTCCCTTAAAAATTGCATATTGCAGATTTCGCATTCTAAACTCAAGTTAGAAGATCGAGATCATGTATGAATGTAAGGTTTATAAGAACTAGTGTCTCACCGTTTTATGATTATGATAATCATCTTTTGTACTGCTGTACTCACGTTTGGACtcgtttctaaaaaaatacagctgaaaaaatacaatatctaTTTCAGTGAGAATATGATTTAAAAGTGAGAGGAGTTGGTGAAAAATGTATGAGTCATTTACCTCATATCCGATTTTATACTCTCCCGTAAGTGAATTATAAATCATCCCAGGTTCGTACGACTTCTCACAAAAATCAACATCACTGTCTTCCAGGGATTGATTTCTCCGCAAAAGTAACCGCGAGAATACGCTTTGTTTGGACAACGAGACATCTTTGTTGAATTGCTGCTCTAGAGGGCTGGAAGCTGGGCACGCGGCAATATATTTGTCTTCACGTCTATATTGGCTAGGGGTATTATTGTGCCAAACGTCTTCAAGGTCCCCCCAACAATTGCGTCCGTAGAGTATATTAAGAAGTAAAGCTGTAAAAATAAAGgcgattgtgaaaaaaatgtacgaatcTCGAAGTGTTGATTACCGAATTGATTGACATCATAGGATGGTATTTCCTTATTTATCAATGAAATAGTTACCTTTTTCTGATCGCACTTCGGTTacgaaaaaacataaaattgggaaaatcaATGGGTTCATCTTTTCGAAGATGAATAATTTGCCTATctggttaaaattcaaatcgtACACGAATACGTACAATCTTCCACAAACTGGCTACATATTCAAtattacatacttacctatttctaaATAGAGTTTCAATTTTACTTCCCTCTCGGCTCCTTCTCATTTAGAGGTAATCTCATAATCTGAGAAAGTAttatgaaatatgtatttgtatagGCACATATCTGCTCGTACATAATATGGCTCGCTTAATCTACaacatgattcaaaaaattcaataaacttCAAATTAATCAGATTGCTTTGATTTCAATGAGATTGCGTAATTCagtttataaatatttttcttccttttttaatttaaaagctATCTTGTGTGAGTACATATTTATGAAATGTGAACATTAAAAATGATTCTGGCTAGTTCAACTCATCCAGTTAGGTACAATAGAAGGTGAAAATCAAGGTTACCTACGTTGTGTATACCTATACTTGAGTGAAAATGAACAACGCATTAACATGATAGGTaaccagggatgaaaagccttaaaatgaaacttcagcttttggcttttagcttgaaatttcaaaattgaaacttttggttttagctttcggctatctcgatttttaaggcttgctttagccaaacATTCGGCTTGCAATGACtttcccttatattttcaatttaacagctttcagctatattttaTTAAGCTTTTAGTTTTTAACTTTTGGCTTCAAGCTtttgactttaaacttttagcCGATACGccattaattaacaaaaaaaagggaattaaaTATCAGATcaggtacattgatttcataattagtgatagtggagaatattcattgcttaaattattttcctttttttttcatctctctaaatcgcattaaaataaaattgaatgaaatttttttcatttctttgtttattctgaatttagagaattcaattctgaaaaaatgtaacttgcaaacttttagcttttggcttagtgcgaaaatctgctcggctttcagctttcggctttaagctttcggctagcttttcatccctgtaGGTAACAACCTTTAATGGTAGGTATTGTAACATCACTGTCTGTCAGGGATTGGGTTTTCCATAAAATTAACCTCGAGAATAATACACTATGTTTGGTCAACGAGACATCTTTGCTGAATTGCTGCTCTAGAGGGCTGGGGCTGGAAGCAGGAATATTTTGGTAAAGGTATTATTGTGCCGAACGTCTTCAAGGTCACCCCAATAGCGTCCGTTGCCTATATTAAGAAGTAAAGCTGTAAAAATAAATGcaagtgtgaaaaaatgaacgaatctccaaattttgataaatactATCGAATTGATTGAAATAGGATCAATCAAGTGAGTATAGTCACCTTTTTTTGATCGCACTACGGTTACAAAAACACAATATAGAATAGAGAAAATCAATGGATTCATCTTTTCCAAGATGAGTATAATTTACTTTTCCGGTTAAAATTGAAACCTTACACAAATAGATATAAACTTCCACAAATTGGCAACatgttcaatattatttttatatggtaccttattttttattttactttcttATCGGTTCCTTTTTATTTAGAGGCAATCTGAGAAAATACCATCGAATATTTGTAAGCACAGGTTCGCTTGACCTGCAACATGTGATCCAAGAAATTCAATAAACTCCAAACCGAACAGATTGCgaaacttctttttttaatataaaagtTATCTTGAGTGGGCATTACGAAACGTGAATATTAGGTAAATAATATAATTCGCTTCATTTGAGGCAAGTGATGAGatccagaaaaattgaaatgaatgaaGAATTATTAACATGATAATAATCTTTAATGATAATGTGGAAACAAAGTTGATTAAAGATAGTAGCTCTGAAATGTGTTCTCTAAaggaaatacataggtatacatataagtAGATTAATTCTgatggtcattttttaaaactggacAAAGTTGAAATACAGTGATcaaccaaattaaaattttttattttagctGCCGAAGtggattcttcaatttttgttgaatttttatgaaagaCAGAGATATTTCGTGTCTATATCggccgaaaaaaaattacaaaaaaagtacgaaattcGGAAATGGgcttaaaaatgtaaattttcaaaagctttcgcccaaGTTGACTCGAGCgaaatcgagaattttccaAGAATCAGCCAGCAAATTGTATTTCTccacttttcattttaaattccattttcaaagattgaaatgttgaagaaaagCATGGCAGAAAAcgataaaagaaaaaagtgcgaatttttgatttttgatttaaggTGGCACCTATCTACAACTTTTCTCTAAAGGGCAAACGGAAAGTAGATTGTTTGCAATAGATTTTTTAAAggctgaaaaaatattcacacgTATGCAAGTAGACACCTTCtttaataattgtcaaaaaatgtcaacgtTTTGAGCCTAACTAAGAAAAAAAGGTAGAATAggtcaataaaaataaaaccctcaataatttttatcaagttttcatttcacttgggactctcgtttaaaaatttttcaaagttcgaattgataaatttctgTCTATCCTCCAAACCCCACTCCCCAGAGTGCAATGAATGCTCATGAGGAACTTCCGCCAAATTGAGTTTATTTATGCCGCAACAATTGacgtctaattttttttcaagatctgtGGTCATCGGACAAACGTAAGTTAAGCCAGTTTTTGGATCATCGTTGATTATTTTATCCCAAGTGTGAATAAGAGTATCGTTTTTGTCACAAAGTCTGTCAGTGTCTCGGATACCGCTTGGATCATTATGGATTACAATTACTGCAATATGATTATTACAAGTATCT contains:
- the LOC135844932 gene encoding uncharacterized protein LOC135844932; the protein is MNSFILSILCAFVTEVRSKPGDDSTHWMNGIPIRCSKTNKYMVFRQYPVKIINLKDECRNYPFADEDLYSKENQEKCLKDILVHSSLFEGKPDLSCGQPYGCLTPSQILPLWYFDSSSARLASCSHINLIPVWKSIADGNLKAVDLLVATIIKKTDGSDVIFGVNGVLKMVVPDGPRKMYLSDAKHDRVVEIPKIIYRLIKFEAWERKFIAVIVIHNDPSAVRDADRLCDKNDTLPGWDKIINDDPKTGLTYVCRMTPKLEIKLSLNVYDTDDLNMAAVPREGYSNEVYFDYKQGIINSIFERIKLKQVSTTPNKIKTF
- the LOC135843436 gene encoding uncharacterized protein LOC135843436, coding for MNSLIFSILCVFVTEVRSKQALLISIHPKYWGNLEDVWYNNTASDPYSDENEYFAACPASSSLEQQFNNDVSLTKQSVFSRLILWRNQSLTHNDVDFCEKSYEPAMIYNSHTKAYKIGYELYFFRNETTIQYSRDDYHYSYYNRVNTKKFPHEIENKTIFNGTSEFVNRYEEGLQIIFNFANGYPTLGFHWINVLSIIYTKNNKHAILETHPVKLENLKDECRNYRPVDEKLYSMKNQKKHLKDILVPSSSLKGNPDMSCGQPYGCLTPSQILPLWYFDSSSARLASCSYSLNEIPVWKCIADGNLRRVDLFIAAIIKKSSVDEVIFGVNGVLKMMVPGGRRKMYLSDTKRDRVVKIPKIIYRIINFEAVNIKHMAVIVIHNDPSGVRDTDKLCDKNDTLIRTWDTIINNDPKTGLTYICPMTTDLEKKLETNFYRINKLNLDDIPHDVDSANLFWDDEEEIVNLSFERFLKEYPK
- the LOC135843435 gene encoding uncharacterized protein LOC135843435; amino-acid sequence: MNPLIFPILCFFVTEVRSEKALLLNILYGRNCWGDLEDVWHNNTPSQYRREDKYIAACPASSPLEQQFNKDVSLSKQSVFSRLLLRRNQSLEDSDVDFCEKSYEPGMIYNSLTGEYKIGYELYFFRNESKREYSSTKDDYHNHKTVNKEKHTYNTEDQTIFNGTSEFVIRYEDVNHIMFNVTNGYPTLAFYWIHVLSIKCSKNNKHMVFEGDLGNLENLKDECKNYRLADEELYSKKNQKKCLKDILVPSSVFKGNPDLSCGQPYGCLTPSQILPLWYFASISSVRLASCSYLNLIPVWKSIAEGNLRRVDLFIGAIIKNLGYEVSVDKVIFGVNGVLKMTVPGGRRRMYLSDTKRDRVVEIPKIIYRIIKVEALGCSHFAVIVIHNDPSAVRDADRLCDKNDTLIDTWDKIINDDPKTGLTYVCRMTTVLEKKLDVDCCSINELKLAEVPCHRHDRSEEWWSYENREEIVNSSFERFLKEIS